The Shewanella sp. MTB7 genome includes a window with the following:
- a CDS encoding DUF6776 family protein has product MPNYHRWVDRMQVIERKIRPSSVYLLLLILVAFTVGGLSISLWFDHNQPKQQSNTEEIDKWAKQLSVQAQTLASRNLELVLERESSDKMQQMFAEQHHKQRELERELRFYRSIMAPENSADGVSIEAVELTPGLLARQYRLQLILTQLQKRKQSLKGKSSIILVGVQDGKIVELDVAQLLDNKHLLDFSFRYFQILDAEVTLPEGFELSRIKAKVKVPSSRWTKGSEAEVEYSVEQLLPEYTREGQLAEELAVKAALNNTLRDIETDTDIDSTSELAPEGSRLETKSVNTKVVKDELLSGSVDESQK; this is encoded by the coding sequence ATGCCAAATTATCATCGTTGGGTCGATCGTATGCAAGTGATTGAGCGTAAGATCAGACCATCGAGTGTGTATCTTTTACTTTTGATACTCGTGGCTTTTACCGTTGGAGGCTTGAGTATCAGCCTTTGGTTCGATCACAATCAACCTAAGCAACAGAGTAACACAGAAGAGATTGATAAATGGGCAAAACAGCTCAGCGTTCAGGCTCAAACTCTGGCATCTAGGAATTTAGAACTGGTATTGGAGCGAGAAAGCAGTGATAAGATGCAGCAGATGTTTGCTGAACAGCATCATAAGCAGCGTGAGTTAGAGAGAGAACTTAGGTTTTACCGCAGTATTATGGCTCCGGAGAACAGTGCTGATGGCGTTTCTATTGAGGCGGTAGAGTTAACCCCAGGTCTTTTAGCCAGACAATATCGGCTTCAACTCATTCTCACTCAGTTGCAAAAGCGTAAACAGTCCCTCAAAGGGAAATCGTCTATTATCTTAGTCGGTGTTCAGGATGGAAAAATCGTTGAGCTCGACGTAGCACAATTGCTGGATAACAAGCACTTGCTTGATTTTAGTTTTCGATATTTTCAGATTTTAGATGCCGAAGTCACTTTGCCAGAAGGCTTTGAATTATCTAGAATTAAGGCTAAAGTTAAGGTACCTTCGAGTCGCTGGACAAAGGGATCTGAAGCAGAAGTCGAATATAGTGTTGAACAGTTGCTACCTGAATATACCCGCGAGGGGCAATTAGCTGAAGAGTTAGCTGTAAAAGCAGCGCTCAATAATACATTAAGAGATATAGAGACTGACACCGATATCGATTCTACTTCTGAGCTTGCCCCAGAGGGGAGCAGGTTGGAAACAAAGAGTGTTAACACTAAAGTTGTGAAAGATGAGCTTTTAAGTGGTTCAGTGGATGAGTCACAGAAATAG
- the erpA gene encoding iron-sulfur cluster insertion protein ErpA, with product MSEEIAEQATEQDELPIRFTDAAASKVKTLLEEEENDALKLRVYVTGGGCSGFQYGFTFDEKVNEGDFTVEKQGVQLVVDPMSLQYLVGGEVDYTSGLEGSRFFVKNPNATTTCGCGASFSV from the coding sequence ATGTCTGAAGAAATAGCTGAACAAGCGACGGAACAAGATGAATTGCCAATCCGGTTTACGGATGCCGCAGCATCAAAGGTTAAAACCTTGCTCGAAGAAGAAGAAAATGATGCGTTGAAACTGCGGGTGTACGTTACCGGTGGTGGTTGTTCTGGTTTTCAGTATGGTTTTACTTTCGATGAGAAAGTCAACGAGGGTGACTTTACTGTGGAAAAACAGGGTGTACAACTTGTTGTTGATCCCATGAGCCTGCAGTATTTAGTCGGCGGTGAAGTGGATTATACTTCAGGTCTTGAGGGTTCTCGTTTTTTCGTGAAAAACCCTAATGCAACAACAACCTGTGGTTGTGGCGCGAGTTTCTCGGTTTAA
- a CDS encoding DUF2750 domain-containing protein, whose product MSKSAKEASQMTPEARYDYFVEQAKEHKTLWTLQDNDGCVMLTTDDEDCIPMWPSEEAANLWAIDDWKECTPLSIPLDEWLERWVPGMQDDDLFVAVFPVQDDLGVVIEPFEVEQRLAPKKQQKH is encoded by the coding sequence ATGAGTAAAAGCGCAAAAGAAGCAAGTCAGATGACACCCGAAGCCAGATATGACTACTTCGTCGAGCAGGCTAAGGAGCATAAAACACTTTGGACACTACAAGACAATGATGGTTGCGTAATGCTAACCACTGATGATGAAGATTGCATCCCGATGTGGCCAAGCGAAGAAGCTGCAAACCTATGGGCTATTGATGACTGGAAAGAGTGTACTCCACTGTCTATCCCGTTGGATGAATGGTTAGAGCGTTGGGTTCCAGGAATGCAAGATGATGATCTGTTCGTGGCTGTATTCCCTGTTCAAGACGACTTAGGTGTTGTTATTGAGCCTTTTGAGGTTGAACAACGTTTAGCTCCAAAAAAGCAGCAAAAACACTAG
- the aqpZ gene encoding aquaporin Z — MNMTQKMTAEFIGTLWLVLGGCGSAVLAAAFPELGIGFLGVAFAFGLTVLTMAYAVGHISGCHLNPAVSIGLWAGGRFPANELLPYIIAQVAGGIAGAGILYLIASGNADFSLADGFAANGYGDHSPGGYNLTSAIVIEVVMSIFFLLIILGATDKRSPQGFAPIAIGLGLTLIHLISIPVTNTSVNPARSTGPALFVGDWATSQLWLFWVAPIAGAILAGMIYKVFDTKES; from the coding sequence ATGAATATGACTCAAAAAATGACTGCAGAATTTATTGGTACGCTTTGGCTTGTTTTAGGTGGCTGTGGTAGCGCCGTATTAGCTGCCGCCTTTCCCGAATTAGGAATAGGATTTCTAGGTGTTGCATTTGCTTTCGGTCTTACCGTACTCACCATGGCCTACGCCGTGGGCCATATTTCAGGTTGCCACCTCAACCCCGCTGTATCTATAGGGTTATGGGCAGGAGGACGCTTCCCCGCTAATGAACTATTACCCTATATCATCGCTCAGGTTGCTGGTGGTATTGCTGGTGCAGGAATTTTGTATCTTATCGCCTCTGGTAATGCTGATTTTAGCCTTGCCGATGGTTTTGCCGCTAACGGATATGGCGATCACTCACCAGGGGGCTATAACCTAACCTCGGCTATAGTGATTGAGGTTGTCATGTCTATATTCTTCCTCTTGATAATCTTAGGTGCTACCGATAAACGCTCTCCCCAAGGGTTTGCCCCTATCGCGATTGGTTTAGGGCTCACCTTGATCCACCTTATCAGTATTCCTGTCACTAACACTTCAGTTAACCCTGCCCGCAGCACCGGCCCAGCACTCTTTGTGGGTGATTGGGCGACCTCACAGTTGTGGCTATTTTGGGTAGCGCCTATCGCAGGTGCCATTTTAGCTGGAATGATCTACAAGGTTTTTGACACTAAAGAGAGTTAG